In Magnetococcales bacterium, the sequence TCTCTTTTTTCATGAAGGTTCCCTTGCGTTTTCTCAAAATCAGAAGACCTTTCCGGAAATCAGGAAACTCGGAATAGGGTCCGCTCCGTGGATCATCGAATCAACCCATCCCCGTCGCCTCACAGTGTACCTGCACATCCGAGTGTGAGGGAAGACGGAATTTTGACTTTGTTCTTGACCAGTCGGGAGGGATATAAAAGGAGACAGGCGAGCAAGGCTGCCGGACATGGTCCCCGGTTGCGCGCATCCCCCCCCCACGTGTTGTTCGTATTGACAAGGAGCCGACGGGAATGGATCTCAATGCATTGACAGCCCTCTCTCCCCTGGATGGCCGATATGGCAGCAAGGTTGCCAATCTGCGAAAAATTTTTTCAGAATTCGGCCTGATCCGCTTGCGGGTCCTCGTGGAATTGCGCTGGCTGGAAGCCCTGGCCGCCGAAGCCAACATACCCGAAATTCCTCCATTCAGTAAAAAGACCCGGGAAATGCTGGTTGCGATCAGCACGGATTTTTCGGAACCGGATGCCCAACGGGTCAAGGAGATCGAGGCAACCACCAATCACGATGTCAAGGCGGTGGAGTATTTCCTCAAGGAACGCTTCAAGGGAACACCGGTGGCACCGTTTGCCGAATTTTTGCATTTTGCCTGCACGTCGGAAGACATCAACAATCTGGCGCACGGCTTGATGTTGCAGGAGGCACGGCAGGAGGTGTTGTTGCCGATGATGGACCGGGTGATCCGGGGGATTGCGGATCTGGCCCGGCAACATCGCCATCTGGCCATGCTGGCCCGCACCCATGGCCAACCCGCCACGCCCACCACCCTGGGCAAGGAGATGGCCAATGTGGCCGCCCGTCTGCATCGGCAACGGGAGGTGTTCGCCGCCACACCGATTCCGGGCAAGATCAACGGAGCCGTGGGCAATTTCAACGCCCATGTGGTGGCCTATCCCGAAGTGGATTGGCCCGGATTGGCGGAACGGTTTGTCCAGGGATTGGGGTTGACGCACCAGACCTTCACCACCCAGATCGAACCCCACGATGGCATGGCGGAGTTGTTTCAGGCCCTGAGCCGTTTCAACACCGTCTTGCTGGATTTCAATCGCGATGTCTGGACCTACATTTCCCTGGGATATTTTCGGCAAAAGACCAGGGCAGGCGAAGTGGGTTCCTCCACGATGCCCCACAAGGTCAATCCCATCGATTTTGAAAATTCCGAGGGCAATCTGGGCATGGCCAATGCCATTCTGGGACATCTGGCCGCCAAACTGCCCCTCTCCCGGTTGCAGCGCGATCTGACCGACTCCACGGTGTTGCGCAATATGGGCATCGGCTGCGGATACACCTTGTTGGCGTGTGATTCGACCCTGAAGGGACTCGGCAAACTGGAGGCGGATCCCCACCGCATTGCCCGGGATTTGCAGGATGCCTGGGAAATTCTGGCCGAACCCATCCAGACCGTCATGCGCCGCCATGGAGTCCCCGAACCCTACGAACGTCTCAAAGAGCTGACCCGGAATCGCTCCGTGACCCGGGAAATTCTGCTCGGTTTCATCCAGGGGCTGGAAATTCCGGAAACAGCCAGGGCAGAGTTGCTGCGCCTGACCCCGGAGAGTTATATTGGTCTGGCCGCATCCCTGGTGGACAAATTGCCGGTTTGAAACAACGAACGCATATCATGGCCGACGCCTACCACATCGACAGCCACAAATTGATTTATCACCCGGCCCGCACGGCTGAATTGCTGGCGGTGGGTGACTCCTGGGAAAAGGCACGGGGAATCTATCCGATCTATATGGAAATTTCCCCCATCGGGGCCTGCAACCATCGGTGTACCTTCTGCGCGGTGGATTATGTGGGCTATGCCCCCAACCGCATGGAAGTCGCCATCCTGCGCGAGCGGTTGCCGGAAATGGGACGGCTCGGCGTCAAAAGCATCATGTATGGCGGCGAGGGCGAACCCCTGTTGCACAAGGAAATCAGCACCATCATCCAGATGACCCAGGCCGCCGGCATCGATGTGGCCCTGACCACGAATGCCAGCGTTTTCCC encodes:
- the purB gene encoding adenylosuccinate lyase, whose product is MDLNALTALSPLDGRYGSKVANLRKIFSEFGLIRLRVLVELRWLEALAAEANIPEIPPFSKKTREMLVAISTDFSEPDAQRVKEIEATTNHDVKAVEYFLKERFKGTPVAPFAEFLHFACTSEDINNLAHGLMLQEARQEVLLPMMDRVIRGIADLARQHRHLAMLARTHGQPATPTTLGKEMANVAARLHRQREVFAATPIPGKINGAVGNFNAHVVAYPEVDWPGLAERFVQGLGLTHQTFTTQIEPHDGMAELFQALSRFNTVLLDFNRDVWTYISLGYFRQKTRAGEVGSSTMPHKVNPIDFENSEGNLGMANAILGHLAAKLPLSRLQRDLTDSTVLRNMGIGCGYTLLACDSTLKGLGKLEADPHRIARDLQDAWEILAEPIQTVMRRHGVPEPYERLKELTRNRSVTREILLGFIQGLEIPETARAELLRLTPESYIGLAASLVDKLPV